Below is a genomic region from Vibrio nitrifigilis.
ACCGCTGAAAAGTATCACATTACCAATATCGCTCAGCTCAAAGACCCAAAACTGGCCAAACTATTTGATTCCGATGGTGACGGCAAAGCGAACCTCTCTGGTTGTAATCCCGGTTGGGGTTGTGAAGGCGTGATTGAACATCAGCTCGATGCCTATGGGCTACGCAAAACCGTTGAACATGATCAAGGTCAATACTCCGCGATTATCGCCAACACCATTACTCGATATAAAAAAGGGAAGCCCATTTTTTATTACACTTGGACTCCATATTGGGTAAGTGGCGTCTTGGTTCCGGGAAAAGATGTGGTTTGGCTTGAAGTACCATTTTCTGCGCTTCCAGGTGATCGCAGTGATGTCGATACCAAATTGCCTAATGGTAAAAATTATGGATTCCAAATGAATTCAATGAAAATTGCTGCCAATAAGCAATTTGCCGCTGATAATCCGACCGCTGCAAAACTGTTTGCCATCATGAAGATCAACATCAATGATATTAGTGCTGAAAATATGATGATGGCACAAGGCCATAACTCTCAACGTGACATGGAATCACATGCAAACGGTTGGATTAAAGCGCACCAAAAACTGTTTGATTCTTGGATAAAACAAGCCAAAGCAGCAGCGAAATAATCCCACAGGATCGCACCACTTCATTAAAGAAAACGAGCCCCATCCACTGGGGCTTTTTCACCTATCAATATAGGACTATACCGCTAATGAAGTTCTCATTCTAAGGATGTGCTATTGGGTTAGATCTATCGTACACATAACAATCTAGCACGTTTTTAGTGTTATCTAAATTAAGAGCCATTTTCCACAACGCTTAGCGCCACAATCCCCCCTTCCCCCTCATTAAAAACAGGGTAAAATTGGTTAAATATCAAGCGCATTTTTAGCTTTAGCCAATAAACTACATTCGCCTCAAAACATTCCACCTCAAATAAATTTTAGTGTTTAACATAAATTTATTATCATTTAATATCAAATACTTATCACCATAACATGCTTAACTTCAAACACTTGGGACTTGAAATAGGAAAAAATAATGTTTAGTGTACTATGCATATTTGTTGCATGAGGCAGTGCACAATAAAGACAACAAAGGATATTAACCATGTCGACCATGTTAGAAGTGAAGAACCTCTACAAAGTGTTCGGAGAAACACCTGACGAGGCATTTCCTCTTTTGGAGAAAGGATTAGATAAAGACCAAATCTTCGAACAAACTGGCCTTACCGTCGGGGTTAAAGATGTATCTCTGACCATCAATGAAGGTGAAATTTTCGTTATTATGGGGCTGTCCGGCTCCGGCAAATCGACCCTAGTTCGTTTACTCAATCGTTTAATAGAACCGACCCGTGGAGATGTGTTATTACGCGGTCGTGATATCTCAAAAATTTCGGCCGAGGAATTGCGACAGGTTCGCCGGCAAAACATTGCAATGGTATTCCAAAACTTTGCGCTTATGCCCCATATGACGGTATTAGAAAATGCATCGTTTGGTCTTGAACTGGCCGGAGTGGCAGAACAACAGCGCCACGCTGCAGCCAACGCTGCATTAGAACGCGTTGGTTTAGGCGCTAATGGTGATTCTTATCCAGACGAACTCTCTGGCGGTATGAAACAACGTGTTGGTCTTGCCCGAGCGCTCACTAACGACCCAGATATATTATTAATGGACGAGGCATTCTCGGCACTTGACCCATTAATTCGCACTGAGATGCAAGATGAATTACTGCGTCTACAAAACGATGACCAACGTACCATTGTATTTATTTCCCACGATT
It encodes:
- the proX gene encoding glycine betaine/L-proline ABC transporter substrate-binding protein ProX, translated to MTHTWKTLFATSMAICAVSSSVALAADLPGKGITVQPVQSTTPEETFQTLIVNKAMQALGYTVKPTKEVDYNVAYTSIAAGDATYMAVNWTPLHDGKYAKAGGDKKFYRKGDLVSGAAQGYLIDKKTAEKYHITNIAQLKDPKLAKLFDSDGDGKANLSGCNPGWGCEGVIEHQLDAYGLRKTVEHDQGQYSAIIANTITRYKKGKPIFYYTWTPYWVSGVLVPGKDVVWLEVPFSALPGDRSDVDTKLPNGKNYGFQMNSMKIAANKQFAADNPTAAKLFAIMKININDISAENMMMAQGHNSQRDMESHANGWIKAHQKLFDSWIKQAKAAAK
- the proV gene encoding glycine betaine/L-proline ABC transporter ATP-binding protein ProV: MSTMLEVKNLYKVFGETPDEAFPLLEKGLDKDQIFEQTGLTVGVKDVSLTINEGEIFVIMGLSGSGKSTLVRLLNRLIEPTRGDVLLRGRDISKISAEELRQVRRQNIAMVFQNFALMPHMTVLENASFGLELAGVAEQQRHAAANAALERVGLGANGDSYPDELSGGMKQRVGLARALTNDPDILLMDEAFSALDPLIRTEMQDELLRLQNDDQRTIVFISHDLDEAMRIGDRIAIMQDGVVVQVGTPDEILHNPANDYVESFFRGVNVASVFTAKDIARKRPNAVFRKHDNDGPAAAMQILGDNDRDYGIVVDKTNKFSGIVSLESLNIANKEQRSLTSALLPEIKTIDPTVSVSDLIGHVADVPYPVPVVDEEGNYYGVITKSRLLQTLDRE